The Prionailurus viverrinus isolate Anna chromosome B1, UM_Priviv_1.0, whole genome shotgun sequence genome includes the window AATAATTAGCAGTGAAATGCTGTTCTGTTGgatttttggatttttatttagtAACTTTTGCATCTTCCCATTAACAAACTGCATAGGAAGCTTTTTTTgtcacatttaaatctttgatgtAGAGTGTAATTTGTTTCAACTAAGACTGTAGTAGCTTTTGAATCTTAAGGTACAGTTAGCTTGTGTTTGAGAAACTTTGAAAATTACAATGATATGTTTGAAATAGAGATAACATTTATAGTATCAAATTATTTTACCCAATATACCTTGTCTACTTGtttcaaattttaagtttttgtctAGAGAAACATTAGTCTTGTGGAGATATGGGATGTTTGTGTTTGGAAATATTCTTGCTGCTACAAATTTCCTTTAAAGGGGTTGACTCTTTTATTACTTGTTTAGCGGTAACGTCACGTTTCTACTAACAAAAACTCCTTTAGGATTTGGGTATTTTTTATAATGGAACTCTAAttgtacaaataaaaattataagtattGCTCTGCAAGCATCTGTCAGAGGAATAGCAACATCATgagaatatttttacaaatactgAGTTAGGATTTTATGTTCTTGGAAGGTCTGCCTGTTGAGGCCACCGTATGATTGACACATTGTCCTACCAGGACTGTAGCGTTTGCTTTGATAAGGAGTAACTACTACATCTCACAGACTTAAAAAGAGTCATAAGCAGTGATGTTACCTAAGCAAGGAGTATAATAAAGGAGTGGACCCTTCCCTTCCATAGCTGTGTGAGAGTCTCTCATGCATCAGTTTACCATCGTTTCATTCCATCCATCCAGGAGActacacagaaacagagaggacTATGTGGAAAGAAGTGCTGAGTTTGCAGATGGTTTGCTCTCAAAAGCTTTGAAAGACATTCAGTCTGGAGCACTGGACATAAATAAAGCAGGCATACTTTATGGCATACCTCAAAAAACTTTACTTCTCCACTTAGAAGCCTTACCAGCAGGGAAGcctgcatcttttaaaaacaaaactcgaGATTTCAATGATAGTTACTCATATAAAGACAGTAAAGAAACTTGTGCAGTGCTGCAAAAGGTAGCCTTGTGGGCAAGAGCTCAAGCAGAGCGCACAGAAAAAAGTAAACTCAATCTACTTGAAACCTCAGAATTAAAATTCCCAACAGCTTCCAGTTACCTCCATCAGTTAACTCTACAGAAAATGGTTactcaatttaaagaaaaaaatgaaagtctacAATATGAAACTTCACATCCTACTGTACAGTTAAAAATTCCTCAGCTCCGAGTAAGTTCTGTTTCAAAACCACAACCTGATGGTCCTGGTCTGCTGGATGTTATGTATCAAGTTTCCAAAACCTCTCCTCCAGTCCTAGAAGGATCAGCTctccaaaaactgaaaaatatactcCCTAAACAGAACAAAGTAGAATGTTCTGGGCCTGTAACTCACTCAAGTGTTGACTCTTATTTTCTACATGGGGACCTCTCTCCTTTGTGTCTTAATTCTAAAAATGGAACAGTTGATGGAACCTCTGAAAATACTGAAGATGGATTGGATCGAAAAGATAATAAGCAGCCCAGGAAAAAACGTGGCCGTTATCGCCAATATGATCATGAAATAATGGAAGAGGCTATTGCAATGGTAATGAGCGGAAAGATGAGTGTTTCCAAAGCACAAGGAATTTATGGGGTACCTCACAGCACTTTAGAATACAAGGTAAAAGAAAGATCTGGAACACTGAAGACTCCTCCGAAGAAGAAACTCCGATTACCAGACACTGGGTTATATAATATGACAGATTCAGGGACTGGCAGCTGCAAAAACAGCAAGCCTGTGTAGATTACTTGTTAGGaagatgtttgtgtgtgtgtgtgtgtatgtgtgtgtgtatgtgtgtttgcgtgtgtgtgagtatgtgcacaggtgtgtatttgtgtgtctgtATACACACATGTGGGAATTACAGATGCTCACTCTGACAGGAGACATGAAATTTTACAGTTCAAAAACCACTTACATgccttttgaaaaaaagttttattcagGGTTTTCACTGTGGACAGAATTATATAGTTGCTTACTTAATTCTGATAGTTTGTATTTAATCCTTGTATAAATAGGTGGAAAAAATTCAGGTTTTCTTTAGTAGTCAATAGCATAAAGCGTTGTGGGAAAACAAGTAATTGTCGAGTGAAACATTTTTATTGGTGAAAGACCACTCCAGCCATTCAGTTGAACCATCTTATAATGGAAATATGATATTAATAGTTCGTAAACATTTTTACATAATATACTTACGGCTATTGTAAGTATATCAGACAACCAATCAAAGTTTAAATAGACAGCTATCTCCatactaagaaaaattaatatatacagtATTAGTACACTACAGTGTATTCTATGAAATATGAAATGCACTCAAGTGCATCCAccaggaatagaaaagaaaaccttaaatgATATGTATaatgaaatttaatatttatcatttaatagTTGATTTGCAGGAAGTTGGGGTTTATAAGGtatatactttttaagaaaactgaCACATAGTTAACCCCAGCAGCTATAGAATCCTTTAATATAAGATGGAATACTAAGaacaaaaagtaatttaaatttaattattaaaataatttaattttgtttttcatttgaaaaataagctAATGTGTAAGGTTAGAAAAGAAAGTTGGAATGCAACTTAGAGCATGTTTATAATGTGCACAGAAAAAGCTTGAGAATGataattttgatttaaatgtGCTGGTTAGTTGATGTTATGACTACTTTAAATTTTAAGGATTGTGACACACTCCTACTATTGAAAAACCTCAGTGTAACTTTAATATATTTGCTGCTGtgacatttcaaaacattttcagtttATCAAAATGAATTACAGATTTCATTTTGGTGGGCGATACATTATCATTTTGCTAATAACCAAATTTGCAGTTTGTTCAGGGTCTTGAATAGATTTACAGATATTTAACACTGAAGCTGTTTTGAACTTTCAGTAATGTAAACTCTACTAATTGGGTAGTTAGAAGCTGGGCAGTGCATTTTAACTTTTACAGACTCATAAGAGAGACCAATAATTTTTATATAGCAGTTTTAAAATGTGGTTCAGAgtatccatgttggatttatggAGTATGCAGTGGTAAAATGTTATAAAGCATGTGCCTCCATATAAAGAATGGGGATTTGCTTCATATATTCAGAATTCTCCGAGTGCCCCTTTCTCTGTTAAAATTCAGGTTCTGATCATTTTTCTAAGCCAATTTTCCTAAGTCCAAAAGGAATACTTaaagctgaatttaaaaaataagtgcaCCTTGTCAAATACTTGTGTTTTTACACTTGTGTTTGTGTGTAACTAATAATCTCATATACATGTAATACTAAAGAGATTTTCAGctattacatttaaaaactgcTTACATAtgtttaaagaaactgaagagtgGGAAGCTACACAACCAAGTAGTTATTTGGTCTCTTAGAGCTACACTGAACCCTCTTCAGCTTAATGTTACCTGCATACTAGGGTATGAATCCTcttgctctgtttttgtttttgttttttccaagtaAGTATACATAACGGATTGCAAAACAGCAGATGTCAGggtcatctttctttttaaagaattaagcCATATTTTGTGAGGGCCAGAACTTggattatttaatatatttcccctccccccccccattgaaAAACACAGTTAAAAGATAAAGTAAATGTTTCAACACAATTTTATTGACCTCTTTATACAGAATTTTACTTGCAAAATTTGGGGGCCTGAATGcattacataatatttatattgagCTTTTTTATTCCTCACACTATATTTACATTAATAAATTGATTGAGAAGTTTATAGAAAAGGGATACTTACAGAACacttttatatcatttaaaagaTGACCTGACCAAAAACTTTACAGGATTCATAAAATCAGGGATCATTTTGCTATTGACTTCACAGTGATCAGTAGTTTTATAGGTAATATTATAGTTAATTTGCAGCATTtagtatttgtattatttatttttggtcagaaatagtaaattaaatattttttgatagtttataGGTAATGATCAACccataacttttaaaagaaacaaaatgtttctaattATTGAGTTAACTTTTGATTATACAAACTAGGAAAGGCAGGGAAATTTATGGGTTCCCCTTCTCCCCAATGATTCTATTAAGATGTTCTTTATGTTAAACTTTCAAAGTACTTTATAAATTTAGTTACCAGTTACTACTTATTAATTGACAGTTTTATGAAAAATCCAGTTTCAGCAGACTTTTAATGAAGGTGAAAGCAACCCTTATATGCTTTCTACTTATTTGAATGTTCctcaagtattttatatttaaaaaaaaaaaaaaagaaggaaaagaaaaaacagtgccTCTGTTTTTAGAAAACTACTGCTCAGTAAAGTTGTTTAAACCATTTCTGGTAGCTAATgacaattttatattaaattgtaTACTAACTTTAGTGAGACTGATTTTTTTAGTTGTTTACAGTACAAAtacttgtatttgttttttaattgcagtATTTCCATTGTCGCAGTAATTTAGTAAAACTCTGTGGCTGCCTTGATTTTGACAGATTTTGTTAATATAAACTGATTGTTAGGCAATTAGTTATATTTATGCATAAATCAATTGCACTATaattcatgaattatttattacaatattttctaatgaattcatgtatctgtcTTGTGTTGTAAATGTACTGTAATTCTGTTCCTACTTTGTGTTGTTATATATCTAAATCTGATTGTATGAATCTTAATTGTTCAGTTAACGTGTTTCTAGGTTGTAATTTGTAGTAAAGCACTTCAATGCTTTTGCACTTAAATTTACAACACTGTTGGTGTGTGATTGATTTACTCattcagtaaaagaaaagaaaagaaagaaaagaaaaaaactgactACACTGACTTTTTTGATTCACTATaggaatgaattttattttaattaatgtgaGAAGTTGACTTTCTCCAAAGAACTATTTCACCAACAAAATTTGCAATGGGCAAAACTGATAGTAACATACAAAAAATGGGCAGGGTGTTTTGGTTTGTAAATCTAACAGGAAAAggttagaaaaaattttaacattaaaaacaagggAGCTGTGAAAGATATGATTATGGTACCTTTACATATAATCACTTGAGAATAGAGTCTAGTTTGGAGATTTATGTGTATTCAACTATTATTTACTCATATTAGAGTGTTCTTTGAGTCTCTAAACTGcaagaaagatggaaaagaaaaaatttggagcCAAATAAAAGTATTACGGAATTTTATAGTTTGAGAATTTAGTTCTCTAATATCTGATATGTGTGTATCAGATATAATCTAATACTTGAATATCCAGTTAGTAACTTTATGAAGCTATTCTTCATATACCATTAGATGGAAATTACTGACCACTGTGGTATTTTGGAATTTCCATTATTGGAagtaataaactgaaaaaataaaaataaaagtaataaactgAATAAGaaacctttttaaagtttagacTTCCTTGAAATCTCAGAAGAGATGTAAAAATCTTGTGGTTTTCAGAATAGTTAACACGTCattagttttaattatttctacttctatACTTGACTTACTAACAGATAAAACATTGAAGCATTGAGGAAGTATTATGAAAGcatattaatctttaaaatatggtgcaatgtatttttctaagaaacaCAAAATCTCTTTAATTATTTAGTCACAGGTATGTTTAATAGCCCATAGCATAACTTTAAAGAAACTGTTGAAGTGCATCTATCAGAAcgtttttgggttttcttttgcttatatgaaaattacaatttttaCTTTGCTGGAAAAGAGAATAATATCACATATCCTCATATTTGATAGTTAACATTTCCTAATGTCCTtgttctccatatattttttgaattaccTAATAGTGAATCTTGAGAATCAgttccatcatttatttatatatatatatatatatatatatatatatatatttttttttttttttttttttcccccggaaAGGAAAGGATATTGGGGCCATGTCTGTggacttaaaacattttattatcaaTTTCACATCTTTTCTCACTTTGATAACTGCTTTTTGTCAAACCACATGTTAGTTTTGGTGAAATATTGGTTGAATCTAGTAGAGTTATCATTTTTCTAGAAAACTTCTGATCTAGTGTTCAAAATTTACTTTggtgttttttcttcttaaataacataatattttttaaatgtagatgaaATATTGCATCTTTATCTGTGATACAAGCCAGTtttaatgagcaaaataaatttaatttcatttttcattttaaaattcctttaattttaatatatatgaatataataaccctttatttaaacaaaatacagtCTTCTGTAGCACTTCATAATCAGTATATCCTAATTCCAGCCCTAAATAAAATTCCTACAAACCAGGAACTACTAACAATAATAGCAAACATAAGAAATCATGAATAGGAGGCTATTTTCATGTACAGAGTTTGGTgatatgtttaatttaaaaagatacttttctgaaacagaattcttttaatacattttattcttcttgctgCTGGTAttggattaaaaaattttttgtagaCTTCTGCCTTGGTTGCTAAGTAATCCTGAGTCTTAGTTAAAATTAGATGTATATTAGTTTCTTCAGTGGGACATTTTCCAGCATTTGAAATTAGATAATTAGGTAAGTAATGCCTTTAGTCTTCATGTAATTACTTTAGTAtttaaaatcaattcaaaatagattttatttttaaatagcttaaatttttttattattaggttAAAATGCCTGCAGCTTAATCTTAGAAAAGATACTCTGTTATTTATATGAAATCcaaattctttaattttccttgtaAGTATGCaaagatttcttttattaataattttatttcagtaccttgaaaaaatattttaaagttttctcctacatcttatttttcttatttgcacTAAATCAGATTGATAATTAtcaaaataacttctaaaatgtctactttataaaaatgtaactcCTTCTGAAGCActttcattaaatattcttaGTACATCCAAAGCACTAAACATTAGCAATCTGTAAATATAATCATATCTTTAATCAGATTTTGTATCCTAAAACTAGGGCTTTCTTTTGACTATTATACTTGCCATAGGAAATTAATTATCATCAGTGCTTCATTATATTTTTGCTGAATGATAATCAAGATGTCATTGTTGCAGCTCTATAGGAGTTAGGAGTCCCACAATACCAAAATTTCTTTTGTTCAAACTCTGTTAAAATTATAACTCCTTATAATAGTGGTATTTTTGCtgtaattcattttttgtttgatttttatttttagttcaacTGTTGATGCAAAATCAGAGGAAGCTactaaaatggaaaaaggaaaatcagcATTAAGCAAAGTTTTGGAATCTTTGTGCATACATCACCAGCAACAAGTTTTGGCCATGTTGAAATTTCTAGTCCAAGAGCAAAATGCTGCTTCTCTTTGCTATTGTAATACATCATATACTGGGTCTTCAGAATCTCAAAAGCCCCTAATTGAAGATGATTTACATGGTCTATTCTGTAGTTGTGAATATAGGCTGGCAGAAAGAGGGTgtttacaaaatgaaagacaaagcCCTGGTGTTGTGCCTCTGCCAGTCTGTATTAAAGATTTACATTGTTTATCTTGCCAAACTATAACTATTGAACACATTATGACAGTAGTGAATAGAGGAATTGCAAACAGTTATAATTCTCACAGGTGCTGTTCTGGACTATTACCAAACATTCACTCTACAAAATCAACCTTTCACACTCCTCTTTCATCAAGGGACATATGTGATGTTTCAGTCAGTCTTAAGGATGTTTGTAGATCTCGAAGTCCATCACCCCCACCATTATCACCTGTACAGATGGAaggatttgaaaaattaaaagatgttgTCTCAGAGCTCTCAGCCTTAGAAAATAACAGActtgaaataaacattaaccagcctccctctctcacaccagcagaaataaacagtgaCAAGACTGATCACGAaggtaaaatacataaaactaaaaaattcagCAACTCGGATTCTTTGCTCCTGGAAGGCAGTGGTAATTGTACTACAAATCAGGAAAAAGGTGAAACTACTGTAATTTTTCAAGATTTAATGGATCgtattaatgaaaaattaaaatcaatagaAACTACAGATATGGGAAACCTTGTAAAATTATCTAGCAGTGATTGTAATACAGATAATGATTTAAAATTAAGAGATTTAATAGCTTCTCTCTTGCATAATGCCAAGGCCAGTGATTACAGTTttatggaattgctgagtcaacaTGATAAAAAGGTAGAGAATAAAATTATTCAGACAAGATTTCGAAAGCGTCAAGAAACTTTACTTTCAGTGCACAACTCTCCTGATTCACCCACGTTTAGAAGGCAGTCTTTgcaaataaaaagagaacttgCCAGTCTTGATGAaaattttgtaagaaaaagatacactgaaaaaaattcaaggaAGTTGACACGCAACGATGAGATATTTTCAATGGACAGAGAGGAATTCTGTCATTGCCAAGGGTCTTTACAAAATTCTAAAAGCTTGCAAGAAAATAATCATGCAGAAACATTTTCACCAGATTGTGCATTGCAGTCATTGCAACTACCTCTTCATAGTTTAGAAACTAACTTAGCTTTTGATGCATTTTCAGAAAGCTTTAAGACAACTTCCCCTGGGAAAATGAGCATAACAAAATTACAGGAGAAATCTGCAGCTGGGAAAAGACTTTTGCAAAATCACAGGAAGAATCCAAAACTGGAGAATACCAAAACTCCTTTGAAAAGTGATGTTCCTGGACTTTTGAGCAGAACTAAACGACATATTGTGCCCCCAGGATGGTATTCTATATATGTAACaaataattatgttttcaaaaaatccCCTAAGGCCAAAAAAATTTCtgattctgcaaaaaaaaaagatccagtgaAAAATACTCAAATTGAAAGCTCACACAATATAGATCTAAACAAAATTGCAATGAATTCCAATTTACAAGTTGTTGTGGAACGtttggaagataaaataaatatggcCCAAAAGTCTTGGAATAATCACTCATTATCTGAAGGATGTAAGACATCCAAGAAATTGATAGAAATTGATGGTAAAGATCAAGATGCAGGAAGAAACATGACTCTAACTGTAAGCAGAATGACATACAAAGAGCAGAGTTTATCAAAATCTGTGGTAGCAGCCAGTAATATCAAAAGCAATCATACACCTACAATATATTTGAATAGCAAAAGACTTGATAATCCGGAAAATTCATCTATTTTAGATACGAGTAGCTTGATTTCCAGTGTTCAAAATGTGCCAACAAAATACGAGGCCATTGAAAGCTCTTTTTCCAGCTATTCTAGTCCTATCAAACTCATGTTTTTATCTGAGGTTAAAAGCAGTGAAGGAGTCAAATATACTTTAACTTCAGTCGGTACTTCCAAGTCAAATGCTGATCTTCCTTCTGAAAAATATCCAAGTCATGATGCAATTGAAAAACAACCAGAAACAAATGAGGATATCCCAGATGCTAACTTTGAAAATTATAGTTCTAATCGTAATGGTAGTGACACTCTTCAGGGAGAACTAAACAAATTTAATTGTGCAAAAGAAACTACAGAATCCCCTGCAATGTTTATAGATGATGTGAACAGTGATAAGCCACAAGACAAACCTAAGGAAAATCCAAACAATGATACGGATTCATCTTTTAAACGAAAACCAGGTAGACCTAAAAAGATAGGTCCCCAGGTTGTGAAACAAATTAAGCGGCCAATTGGAAGACCACCAAAACCTAAAACCGATCAAACAGACATCACCATTTGCCAAAATGAATCGTCTAGTACTGGAAAGAAAAGTCCAGAATCCCTCTTATCAGAAGTGAAAGAAGGTATCTATAAAAAGAGTATTACCGTAACTGTTATTTATGGAAGATCAAGAAGAACTAAAAGGCATGTTTCTGAAGGAACTGTAAACATAAGCAATGTTATATCTTTCAGCAATAATGCGGATTTTCCAACTGAATGTAATAGTCTCAGAAATATTAGAGAATACAAAATTGACTCAGGTGAAAGAAGTGCTATTTCAACTTTGACTACTGAAAGTGAGATCTTGGGGTCTGGCTTTGAATATATTAGGCCCATCAAGAACAAGTCTGTGATACCTCAACCTTCCAAGAACATTATCCGACCAAATCAGAAGCCTTTTGCAGTAATTAGGAAGCCTGGTAGACCTGCAAAAGTGAAAATCTCTGGCATATCTGTGACTATTAATAGAGTTTCACCTCAGGAGAGAGAAGTAAGTATTAGCAGCTGTTTGCCTCCTTtagaacaagaaaatatattagagaaaaatctGGCTGAAGAAAAGTATGATCACCAATGCAATAAGATGGACACAAGGCACACTGAAGCTGACATATTTAAGAATGGATCAAAAAGTATGGTTGCTGCTATACCTTTGAGACATTCTATTAGGGATAGAAAGCCATCTCTCCATCTCGTACATCCATTAGCATCTTCCAGCTCACTTATTTATAGAAATACTCTGCTCCGTAAATCATATAAAGTCCATTTGCAGAAAGGTAAAAGTGAGAAGGAAAAACATAGGCAGTCAAGGATAAAAATAGCTTCAAAAGGTACCCCTGGACTTAGAAattcaaagaatgcaaaaatgtgTTTGGAAGATAACAAATTAATACCCATTTCTGAAGTATCCTTGGACCCTATAATTTCATCAAACCCTTTGCTCAGGTGGTGGGCTGCTTCTACTTCAAATGATTCCTTATTAGAGGAATTAAACAATAGATTTGAGCAAATAACAAATGCTTGGGTGCAAGTGAGTGGAGATGAAGCTGAAAACTGTgttcataaaaaaagagaacgcATTGAAAGTGATAATTTCAAAATAGCAAACCCTTTGGAAACCTGTCTTTTAGAACTTGAAGTTTCACCTGTAAAAATGCTTTTTCGGAAAAAGTATGATTTGAATGAACTCTGTATCTGGTTTAtgcaaacaacagaaacacaGTCTCTTTCACTAGTTAGAAAAGCAAATGCTCGAAACCCTTTGGAAGTAATAAATACCAGAGGAATTAAATTAGGGAccaaatattctcattttaatacTAGCCCCTTCagaaagcactttaaaaaatttgcacTGTCTTCTCCTTCAAAATCAGCAGGGAAGTTGCATATACTACATAAAATAGTTAGCTCTCCACTGTTAAATGTGAGAAGTAATTTAACATTAGCTAGATTAAAAAGAACTGAGTTTAAGAGGTTGCAGCACGAAAggtggaaaagagagggaaagccGCACAACCATGGAACAGTTGATTGGATCTCTAAAAGAAGGAACTTAAGATTTTTCTGCcagaatcaatttttaaaaaagactgaggGGGGAACAAATGCTGACATCCCACTCCAAGGAAAAAACACAATAGATAATCAGTTTATTTTGCCACCTGAGATCAGAGATGACTCTTTGCAACAGAAGGTGGCAATGTCTGACTTGAAAACACATGCTAATTTAGAGAATAATTTTAAGACAGAAGCAAAGGAGAATGGAACAAATTGCAGCCAAAAAGGTTTTGAAAAGGGATCAAGACTAGGAAATGTATGTCCACATAATTGGAGGTCAAAAACCTTAAAAGATTGTAGAATATTTTTGAGGAAGATCAACTATCTTGAACACAGAAATACTTTTAAGCTAAATACAATCATTTACTCTCCTGAATCTATTGGCAGTGGAACTAATCATCAGACTCACATAGAAGAATCAAAGCGCTTTACCTTAAGATCCCATTCTGCTAggcaaaattcttttaaaaagcaatctaaagaaatagaaaatgctaaAACAAATAGTCCTTCAACCGATAAATTTCCTGGCCAACTTGACAATAGTAgattaaataaatgtgttaacTATGACAAGAATCCTGATAGTTCTGACGTTCTTAGCAaattgaacaaaagaaaaagaccgCCATGGAAGACCACAGAAATgtcaacaaaaagacataaacgACAGTCTTGCAACAGTGGACAAATGGCAAACTATTATTCAAAATCCCAACTAGGTAAGTTTTTCTCTacttaattttaaagtttcattgTAGGTGCCTTGAGTAAAGTATGAGATAATGGGTAGAAAAGGAACAGCTGATTTAGTTtcaatttatttccaaaatatttggacAACCTAATTTCTTGGCACCTAGTATGAAACTCAATGAAATTAGGTTCTACTAAATGTACCCGTGCGCTTCCCTACATCTTAATGAGTCCaagattttaaacaaattaaaatatatttagtagaGCCATAGCTTCTAAACAAATCATTAATTTACAAGTTATATTATCTGTTTTTGTATTTGatctaatataaaatatagaaaacagttTGAATGGTAAATATGCCTAAGGAGCTATCTAAAAATTAACTGCTACACAACaggataatatatatttattgtcttGATAAATTAATAACTTTGAGACCATGTGGAAAGAAGTAAAGACTATCTCATTGCTAAATTGATGAGGTCtgtaacatatataataattatgggATATCAGTTGCACTTTCACCATTAAGTTGTTACACCCTTTGGTACTGATTCGGGAACCATTTTAAGACTCTGCATATTTAAATAGAGTCAAAGAACAAGatattttcttcagtaaataAGCAAACTTGTTGAATAGTTTTTTTCATAGTAGACATTGAACTAGATAATATGGATATAAAGATGAGAATTTCTTTCCAGAGATAATCTATAGCCTAGCAAGGGAGAAAGTCATATGCAGGTAATTTTAAGGTAATGCTAAATTTAGAATGCAAACGGAAATTACTTTTAAGTAATTATGTGCTTTACTTACTATACAGGCCTGACATTGGTGCCTTGAGGAGACTGTTACCCTTAGAACCTAGCAAAGCAGGATTATGAGCACCATAATTGCCAATGTAGCCATTTCCATCTCTGCTTGATAGGTGCTAGACAGTTCAGGATGTGAAAGAGTGCCAGGTTACATTTgtaaatttaaggaaattttatcaaatggttgcattattacattgtatattttaGGAGCCTTTTTGAGGGGCTTATGGAGATATTGGTGGCTTTATTTTTGTTacctttttgaaacatttttaaaagctaaaacacCACTATCGAGTCTTATATTAAGATATTAAAAGCAATAATTAAACTCAAGTTTTAATAAGTAGATGATTATAATGACCCCCAAAATTTGATTAATTGAATGACTTTAAAATACCTACTccacggggcgcctggttggcgcagtcggttaagcgtccgacttcagccaggtcacgatctcatggtccgtgagttcgagccccgtgtcaggctctgggctgatggctcagagcctggagcctgtttccgattctgtgactccctctctctctgcccctcccccgttcatgctctgtctctctctgtcccaaaaataaataaacgttgaaaaaaaaaaaaaaaaacctattccaTAATATTTAAcatgcattaaataa containing:
- the LCORL gene encoding ligand-dependent nuclear receptor corepressor-like protein isoform X2, producing the protein MDEKCSFCNLQREAVSDCIPSLDSSQSTPTEELSSQGQSNTEKIECQAENYLNALFRKKDLPQNCDPNIPLVAQELMKKMIRQFAIEYISKSGKIQENRNGSIGPSLICKSIQMNQAENSLQEEQEGPLDLTVNRMQEQNTQQGDGVLDLSTKKTSIKSEESSICDPSSENSMAGSTVDAKSEEATKMEKGKSALSKVLESLCIHHQQQVLAMLKFLVQEQNAASLCYCNTSYTGSSESQKPLIEDDLHGLFCSCEYRLAERGCLQNERQSPGVVPLPVCIKDLHCLSCQTITIEHIMTVVNRGIANSYNSHRCCSGLLPNIHSTKSTFHTPLSSRDICDVSVSLKDVCRSRSPSPPPLSPVQMEGFEKLKDVVSELSALENNRLEININQPPSLTPAEINSDKTDHEGKIHKTKKFSNSDSLLLEGSGNCTTNQEKGETTVIFQDLMDRINEKLKSIETTDMGNLVKLSSSDCNTDNDLKLRDLIASLLHNAKASDYSFMELLSQHDKKVENKIIQTRFRKRQETLLSVHNSPDSPTFRRQSLQIKRELASLDENFVRKRYTEKNSRKLTRNDEIFSMDREEFCHCQGSLQNSKSLQENNHAETFSPDCALQSLQLPLHSLETNLAFDAFSESFKTTSPGKMSITKLQEKSAAGKRLLQNHRKNPKLENTKTPLKSDVPGLLSRTKRHIVPPGWYSIYVTNNYVFKKSPKAKKISDSAKKKDPVKNTQIESSHNIDLNKIAMNSNLQVVVERLEDKINMAQKSWNNHSLSEGCKTSKKLIEIDGKDQDAGRNMTLTVSRMTYKEQSLSKSVVAASNIKSNHTPTIYLNSKRLDNPENSSILDTSSLISSVQNVPTKYEAIESSFSSYSSPIKLMFLSEVKSSEGVKYTLTSVGTSKSNADLPSEKYPSHDAIEKQPETNEDIPDANFENYSSNRNGSDTLQGELNKFNCAKETTESPAMFIDDVNSDKPQDKPKENPNNDTDSSFKRKPGRPKKIGPQVVKQIKRPIGRPPKPKTDQTDITICQNESSSTGKKSPESLLSEVKEGIYKKSITVTVIYGRSRRTKRHVSEGTVNISNVISFSNNADFPTECNSLRNIREYKIDSGERSAISTLTTESEILGSGFEYIRPIKNKSVIPQPSKNIIRPNQKPFAVIRKPGRPAKVKISGISVTINRVSPQEREVSISSCLPPLEQENILEKNLAEEKYDHQCNKMDTRHTEADIFKNGSKSMVAAIPLRHSIRDRKPSLHLVHPLASSSSLIYRNTLLRKSYKVHLQKGKSEKEKHRQSRIKIASKGTPGLRNSKNAKMCLEDNKLIPISEVSLDPIISSNPLLRWWAASTSNDSLLEELNNRFEQITNAWVQVSGDEAENCVHKKRERIESDNFKIANPLETCLLELEVSPVKMLFRKKYDLNELCIWFMQTTETQSLSLVRKANARNPLEVINTRGIKLGTKYSHFNTSPFRKHFKKFALSSPSKSAGKLHILHKIVSSPLLNVRSNLTLARLKRTEFKRLQHERWKREGKPHNHGTVDWISKRRNLRFFCQNQFLKKTEGGTNADIPLQGKNTIDNQFILPPEIRDDSLQQKVAMSDLKTHANLENNFKTEAKENGTNCSQKGFEKGSRLGNVCPHNWRSKTLKDCRIFLRKINYLEHRNTFKLNTIIYSPESIGSGTNHQTHIEESKRFTLRSHSARQNSFKKQSKEIENAKTNSPSTDKFPGQLDNSRLNKCVNYDKNPDSSDVLSKLNKRKRPPWKTTEMSTKRHKRQSCNSGQMANYYSKSQLACYK